From one Planktothrix agardhii NIES-204 genomic stretch:
- a CDS encoding hemolysin-type calcium-binding region: MKTGEYNFGNLPGTYEYSTLIHELGHALGLEHPGNYNAGEKNPTPPPPGRVFLPFEQDNSRNTVMSYNPGSATAGDAGAPEPQTLMPFDILALQFLYGVKNNNTGNDVYTFNDTNFKQVATIWDSGGIDTVDFSGLSADEVYTLRLAPGLPFTTQAALKGLDYNLEPSQGAPEGATYKTDTFGTYTSFTTEIENLIGTAGQDEILGNRFNNSIQSGNGNDTVYGGKGGDILDGGVGSDTIYAGREADQINGGEGDDIISGDRDNDTITGGGGNDRFILAPGLGTDTITDFIQGSDELALSGGLTFAQLAIVPQAGGSAVQISGTGEIIAVLSGTTVALGASDFTLA, from the coding sequence TTGAAAACAGGAGAATATAACTTTGGGAATCTCCCCGGTACCTATGAATATTCAACCCTGATTCATGAACTAGGTCATGCACTGGGTTTAGAACATCCTGGTAATTACAATGCGGGAGAAAAAAATCCGACTCCACCTCCACCCGGGCGAGTATTCTTACCCTTTGAACAGGACAATTCTCGAAATACGGTTATGTCCTATAATCCGGGTAGCGCCACAGCAGGGGACGCAGGAGCACCGGAACCTCAAACCCTAATGCCATTCGATATTTTAGCCTTGCAGTTTTTGTATGGGGTTAAGAATAATAATACTGGTAATGATGTTTATACCTTCAATGATACGAACTTTAAACAGGTTGCCACAATTTGGGATAGTGGTGGTATTGATACCGTTGATTTTTCGGGTTTATCTGCGGATGAAGTCTATACCTTGCGGTTAGCTCCTGGGCTACCTTTTACCACCCAAGCCGCCCTCAAGGGATTAGACTATAATTTAGAACCCTCCCAAGGAGCACCAGAGGGAGCGACCTATAAAACAGATACCTTTGGAACCTATACCTCCTTTACAACCGAAATTGAAAACTTAATTGGAACCGCAGGCCAAGATGAAATTCTAGGCAACCGTTTTAACAATAGTATTCAATCAGGAAATGGAAATGATACGGTTTATGGTGGAAAAGGGGGCGATATTCTCGATGGGGGTGTAGGAAGCGATACTATTTATGCTGGTCGAGAAGCCGATCAAATCAATGGCGGTGAAGGTGATGATATTATTTCCGGTGATCGGGATAATGATACGATTACCGGAGGTGGAGGCAATGATCGCTTTATTCTCGCCCCGGGTTTGGGAACCGATACTATTACAGATTTTATTCAAGGTTCCGATGAATTGGCTTTATCAGGAGGGTTAACCTTTGCACAATTAGCCATTGTTCCCCAAGCCGGAGGAAGCGCCGTTCAAATTTCTGGAACTGGGGAAATTATCGCGGTTTTATCGGGTACAACCGTAGCACTAGGAGCCTCTGATTTTACCTTAGCTTAA
- the pcrA gene encoding ATP-dependent DNA helicase PcrA, whose translation MCPRPPATDKIEVDSIPVFSVAMTQTIDFLSHLNTCQRQAVEHFCGPMLVVAGAGSGKTRALTYRIANLIRSHRVHPENILAVTFTNKAAKEIKERVELIFAQQQAELEFGKPLSALAADEQTRLKSKVYRSISKHLWMGTFHSLCARILRYDINKYQDESGRKWDKNFSIFDEDDAQKLVKHIVLKDMNLDDKKFEPKKIRYSISNAKNLGFSPQQYARENPDYYGRVVSEVYSSYQSQLASNNALDFDDLIRVTVDLLSQNEQILAYWHQKFCHILVDEYQDTNRTQYNLIRLLVTNGENPRTIKNWQNRSIFVVGDVDQSIYSFRMADYKILLEFQQDFGDRLPDDDTRTMIKLEENYRSRENILQVANHLIQQNTERIDKILRPTRGEGLPIYCYRADDEVDEAKFILSQIQGISQQNPELDYGAFAILYRTNAQSRALEDVLLRNNILYTVVGGLRFYDRKEIKDSISYLRVIANPADSISLLRIINVPRRGIGKTTIDGLLNASKQLGIPLWEVLSDEDSVNTIAGRSAKSVNQFAQTIKTWQERLEDHSAMQILEGILQDAGYIQDLKNEGTDEAENRLENIKELTNAVSQFQEEYEDNTLGGFLASASLASDLDNLKEGQQAVSLLTLHAAKGLEFPIVFLVGLEQGLFPNYRSLNDPLSIEEERRLCYVGITRAQEQLFLTHACQRRLWGALESCIPSMFLQELPEGLIHGYTPPIQPKTTKNKGTKKESKSPTEIKQPAKSDKLESDVKDWKVGDKVFHRTFGIGEVTHVFSNKDKMSLAIKFSSLSPKILDPKTVPLQRFK comes from the coding sequence GTGTGTCCGCGACCCCCGGCTACGGATAAAATAGAAGTTGATTCAATTCCCGTGTTTTCTGTAGCCATGACTCAAACAATTGATTTCCTTAGCCATCTAAATACCTGCCAACGTCAGGCGGTGGAACATTTTTGTGGCCCGATGCTGGTGGTGGCGGGGGCAGGTTCGGGTAAAACACGGGCTTTAACCTATCGCATCGCTAATTTAATTCGCAGTCATCGGGTTCATCCTGAGAACATTTTGGCGGTGACTTTTACTAATAAAGCTGCCAAGGAAATTAAAGAACGGGTTGAGTTAATTTTTGCTCAACAACAGGCAGAACTCGAATTTGGAAAACCCTTATCAGCTTTAGCTGCCGATGAACAAACTCGCTTGAAATCAAAGGTTTATCGCAGTATTAGCAAACATCTTTGGATGGGAACTTTCCATAGTTTATGCGCTCGGATTCTAAGATATGATATTAATAAATATCAAGACGAAAGTGGCAGAAAGTGGGATAAGAATTTCTCCATCTTTGATGAAGATGATGCCCAAAAGTTAGTTAAGCATATTGTTCTCAAAGATATGAATTTAGATGATAAGAAATTTGAACCTAAAAAAATTAGATATTCTATTAGTAATGCTAAAAACCTAGGGTTTTCGCCTCAACAATATGCCAGGGAAAATCCTGATTATTATGGTAGAGTCGTATCGGAAGTTTATAGTTCCTATCAATCTCAATTAGCTTCAAATAATGCCTTAGATTTTGATGATTTAATTAGAGTCACCGTTGATTTACTCAGTCAAAATGAGCAAATATTAGCCTATTGGCATCAAAAATTCTGCCATATTTTAGTAGACGAATATCAAGATACTAACCGCACTCAATATAATTTAATTCGGTTATTAGTTACCAATGGGGAAAACCCCAGAACCATTAAAAATTGGCAAAATCGCTCTATTTTTGTGGTGGGAGACGTAGATCAATCTATTTATTCGTTTCGGATGGCAGACTATAAAATATTGTTAGAATTTCAACAGGATTTTGGCGATCGCCTCCCCGATGACGATACCCGTACTATGATTAAACTGGAGGAAAATTATCGCTCCCGGGAAAATATTTTACAAGTAGCAAATCATCTAATTCAACAAAATACCGAACGCATTGACAAAATCCTCCGTCCCACCCGAGGAGAAGGGCTACCAATTTATTGTTATCGGGCAGATGATGAAGTAGATGAAGCCAAATTTATTCTATCACAAATTCAAGGAATTAGTCAACAAAATCCCGAATTAGATTACGGGGCGTTTGCCATTTTATATCGAACCAACGCCCAATCTCGCGCCCTAGAAGATGTGTTATTAAGAAATAATATTCTCTATACCGTTGTCGGGGGATTAAGGTTCTATGACCGCAAAGAAATCAAGGATTCCATATCGTATTTACGAGTAATTGCTAACCCCGCCGATAGTATTAGTTTACTTAGAATTATTAATGTTCCCCGTCGAGGTATTGGTAAAACCACTATTGATGGGTTATTAAATGCGTCTAAACAGTTAGGAATACCCCTTTGGGAAGTGCTTAGTGATGAAGATTCTGTTAATACCATAGCCGGACGTTCAGCAAAATCCGTAAATCAATTTGCCCAAACTATTAAAACTTGGCAAGAACGCCTAGAAGACCATTCCGCCATGCAAATTTTAGAAGGAATTTTACAGGATGCAGGTTATATTCAAGACTTGAAAAATGAAGGAACAGATGAAGCCGAAAACCGCTTAGAAAATATTAAAGAATTGACGAATGCCGTCTCCCAATTTCAAGAGGAATATGAGGATAATACCCTGGGCGGATTTTTAGCCAGTGCCTCCTTAGCTTCCGATTTAGATAACTTAAAAGAAGGACAACAAGCGGTTTCCTTATTAACCCTCCATGCAGCGAAAGGATTAGAATTTCCGATTGTATTTTTAGTCGGTTTAGAACAGGGACTTTTCCCCAATTATCGCAGTTTAAATGACCCCTTATCTATTGAAGAGGAACGACGTTTATGTTATGTTGGGATTACTCGCGCCCAGGAACAGTTATTCTTAACCCATGCTTGTCAACGGCGGTTATGGGGAGCTTTAGAATCCTGTATCCCCTCAATGTTTTTACAAGAATTACCCGAAGGATTAATTCATGGTTATACCCCTCCCATTCAACCCAAAACAACTAAAAATAAAGGAACTAAAAAAGAGTCAAAATCACCGACTGAGATTAAACAACCAGCCAAAAGTGACAAATTAGAATCGGATGTTAAGGATTGGAAAGTAGGGGATAAAGTTTTTCATCGTACCTTTGGAATTGGAGAAGTCACCCACGTTTTCTCAAATAAAGATAAAATGTCTTTAGCGATTAAATTTAGCAGTCTCAGTCCTAAAATTCTCGATCCGAAAACTGTTCCCTTGCAACGTTTCAAATAA